A genome region from Manihot esculenta cultivar AM560-2 chromosome 5, M.esculenta_v8, whole genome shotgun sequence includes the following:
- the LOC110615464 gene encoding protein AUXIN-REGULATED GENE INVOLVED IN ORGAN SIZE yields the protein MSSGHTESGTKFSRSIINLQDRCSSNIMDMRSRKLSVSSPSTPHHRVEKKKVEYQRSLSQGSGRKLFPASYFSLESLLLLICLTASLLILPLILPPLPPPPFLLLLLPIGILAVLMILAFMPANARDITYTYV from the coding sequence ATGAGTTCTGGACATACTGAATCAGGTACAAAATTCTCAAGAAGTATAATTAATTTGCAAGATCGTTGTTCTAGCAACATAATGGATATGAGATCAAGAAAGTTGAGCGTCTCATCTCCAAGTACACCTCATCATAGAGTTGAGAAGAAGAAAGTGGAGTATCAAAGATCTCTATCACAAGGCAGTGGGAGAAAGCTGTTTCCGGCGAGCTATTTCAGCTTGGAATCACTGCTGCTACTAATATGTCTCACAGCATCTCTGTTGATCCTTCCTCTGATACTTCCGCCGTTGCCTCCGCCACCTTTCTTGTTGCTTCTGCTTCCTATAGGCATATTAGCAGTGCTAATGATCTTGGCTTTCATGCCTGCCAATGCAAGGGATATAACTTATACATACGTGTAA